From one Rattus norvegicus strain BN/NHsdMcwi chromosome 7, GRCr8, whole genome shotgun sequence genomic stretch:
- the Csnk1e gene encoding casein kinase I isoform X2 — protein MELRVGNKYRLGRKIGSGSFGDIYLGANIASGEEVAIKLECVKTKHPQLHIESKFYKMMQGGVGIPSIKWCGAEGDYNVMVMELLGPSLEDLFNFCSRKFSLKTVLLLADQMISRIEYIHSKNFIHRDVKPDNFLMGLGKKGNLVYIIDFGLAKKYRDARTHQHIPYRENKNLTGTARYASINTHLGIEQSRRDDLESLGYVLMYFNLGSLPWQGLKAATKRQKYERISEKKMSTPIEVLCKGYPSEFSTYLNFCRSLRFDDKPDYSYLRQLFRNLFHRQGFSYDYVFDWNMLKFMRPPALPCGRPQDQLGCSPESRGRRPGETRARTGREDGTVARVRDQSPAPWPTNRGYRQPTPKCSRACGFHPGLPHPASWQYFSQSDLTGRPREEGEHETPQRCACQCLILRPHWATRGLPNCSLTDKRAI, from the exons GTGCCAACATTGCCTCTGGTGAGGAAGTAGCCATCAAGCTCGAATGTGTGAAGACGAAGCACCCACAGCTCCACATCGAGAGCAAGTTCTACAAGATGATGCAGGGAGGAG TGGGGATCCCATCCATCAAGTGGTGCGGGGCTGAGGGTGACTATAACGTGATGGTCATGGAGTTGCTGGGGCCCAGCCTGGAAGACCTCTTCAACTTCTGTTCCCGAAAGTTCAGCCTCAAGACGGTGCTGCTGCTGGCCGACCAGATG ATCAGCCGCATCGAGTATATCCACTCCAAGAACTTCATCCACCGGGACGTGAAGCCTGACAACTTCCTCATGGGCCTGGGGAAGAAAGGCAATCTGGTATACATCATTGACTTCGGCCTGGCCAAGAAGTACCGGGATGCCCGTACACACCAGCATATTCCCTACCGGGAAAACAAGAACCTGACCGGCACTGCCCGCTATGCCTCTATCAACACCCACCTGGGCATTG AGCAAAGCCGTCGAGATGACCTGGAGAGCCTGGGCTATGTGCTCATGTACTTCAACCTGGGCTCCCTGCCCTGGCAAGGCCTCAAAGCAGCCACCAAGCGTCAGAAGTACGAGCGGATCAGCGAGAAGAAGATGTCAACGCCGATCGAGGTCCTCTGCAAAGGCTACCCCT CTGAGTTCTCAACTTACCTCAACTTCTGCCGCTCCCTGCGGTTCGATGACAAACCTGACTACTCCTACCTGCGCCAGCTCTTCCGCAATCTCTTTCACCGGCAGGGTTTCTCCTATGACTACGTCTTCGACTGGAACATGCTCAAATTC ATGCGGCCCCCTGCCCTTCCCTGTGGACGGCCCCAGGACCAGCTAG GGTGCAGCCCGGAATCCCGAGGACGTAGACCGGGAGAGACGAGAGCACGAACGGGAAGAGAGGATGGGACAGTTGCGAGGGTCCGCGACCAGAGCCCTGCCCCCTGGCCCACCAACAGGGGCTACCGCCAACCGACTCCGAAGTGCAGCCGAGCCTGTGGCTTCCACCCCGGCCTCCCGCATCCAGCAAGCTG GCAATACTTCTCCCAGAGCGATCTCACGGGCAGACCGAGAGAGGAAGGTGAGCATGAGACTCCACAGAGGTGCGCCTGCCAATGTCTCATCCTCAGACCTCACTGGGCGACAAGAGGTCTCCCGAATTGCAGCCTCACAG acaAGCGTGCCATTTGA
- the Csnk1e gene encoding casein kinase I isoform X4, with product MMQGGVGIPSIKWCGAEGDYNVMVMELLGPSLEDLFNFCSRKFSLKTVLLLADQMISRIEYIHSKNFIHRDVKPDNFLMGLGKKGNLVYIIDFGLAKKYRDARTHQHIPYRENKNLTGTARYASINTHLGIEQSRRDDLESLGYVLMYFNLGSLPWQGLKAATKRQKYERISEKKMSTPIEVLCKGYPSEFSTYLNFCRSLRFDDKPDYSYLRQLFRNLFHRQGFSYDYVFDWNMLKFVSHRQAKAGLGDWTGQALTHKARVTWWGAGLPLNGRYELDSVSDVTGVPEPLVSSHLGIDRACRHGGQGPGKAPPPARWERTWRGLQSLLCTYGQWMALAGPSAALIAVCILLFLLCISQVVALSEASLASLDPIRVASLFLVIGPWVLLGSSVSLF from the exons ATGATGCAGGGAGGAG TGGGGATCCCATCCATCAAGTGGTGCGGGGCTGAGGGTGACTATAACGTGATGGTCATGGAGTTGCTGGGGCCCAGCCTGGAAGACCTCTTCAACTTCTGTTCCCGAAAGTTCAGCCTCAAGACGGTGCTGCTGCTGGCCGACCAGATG ATCAGCCGCATCGAGTATATCCACTCCAAGAACTTCATCCACCGGGACGTGAAGCCTGACAACTTCCTCATGGGCCTGGGGAAGAAAGGCAATCTGGTATACATCATTGACTTCGGCCTGGCCAAGAAGTACCGGGATGCCCGTACACACCAGCATATTCCCTACCGGGAAAACAAGAACCTGACCGGCACTGCCCGCTATGCCTCTATCAACACCCACCTGGGCATTG AGCAAAGCCGTCGAGATGACCTGGAGAGCCTGGGCTATGTGCTCATGTACTTCAACCTGGGCTCCCTGCCCTGGCAAGGCCTCAAAGCAGCCACCAAGCGTCAGAAGTACGAGCGGATCAGCGAGAAGAAGATGTCAACGCCGATCGAGGTCCTCTGCAAAGGCTACCCCT CTGAGTTCTCAACTTACCTCAACTTCTGCCGCTCCCTGCGGTTCGATGACAAACCTGACTACTCCTACCTGCGCCAGCTCTTCCGCAATCTCTTTCACCGGCAGGGTTTCTCCTATGACTACGTCTTCGACTGGAACATGCTCAAATTCGTGAGTCACCGGCAGGCCAAGGCGGGCTTGGGGGACTGGACAGGGCAGGCCCTGACTCATAAGGCCAGAGTGACCTGGTGGGGGGCGGGGCTCCCGTTAAACGGGAGATATGAGCTGGACAGTGTGAGTGACGTCACAGGGGTCCCAGAACCCCTCGTCTCCAGCCACCTTGGCATAGACAGGGCATGTCGCCATGGGGGGCAGGGCCCTGGGAAGGCACCACCTCCTGCCAGGTGGGAGAGGACCTGGCGTGGCCTCCAGTCCCTCTTGTGTACCTATGGCCAATGGATGGCACTGGCTGGACCCTCTGCAGCCCTGATAGCTGTCTGTATTCTCCTGTTCCTCTTGTGCATATCCCAAGTGGTGGCCCTTTCTGAGGCCTCCCTGGCCAGCCTGGATCCTATCAGAGTGGCTTCTTTGTTCCTGGTTATAGGACCCTGGGTCTTACTAGGTAGTTCTGTCTCCCTCTTCTAA
- the Csnk1e gene encoding casein kinase I isoform X5, translating to MELRVGNKYRLGRKIGSGSFGDIYLGANIASGEEVAIKLECVKTKHPQLHIESKFYKMMQGGVGIPSIKWCGAEGDYNVMVMELLGPSLEDLFNFCSRKFSLKTVLLLADQMISRIEYIHSKNFIHRDVKPDNFLMGLGKKGNLVYIIDFGLAKKYRDARTHQHIPYRENKNLTGTARYASINTHLGIEQSRRDDLESLGYVLMYFNLGSLPWQGLKAATKRQKYERISEKKMSTPIEVLCKGYPSEFSTYLNFCRSLRFDDKPDYSYLRQLFRNLFHRQGFSYDYVFDWNMLKFGASSSQAQPRDNEALASPCPRPWPCAGPTYSPTYWCPAPLGTQGPPDRPVEEVEQLPPQRYWPVVWTPGPQF from the exons GTGCCAACATTGCCTCTGGTGAGGAAGTAGCCATCAAGCTCGAATGTGTGAAGACGAAGCACCCACAGCTCCACATCGAGAGCAAGTTCTACAAGATGATGCAGGGAGGAG TGGGGATCCCATCCATCAAGTGGTGCGGGGCTGAGGGTGACTATAACGTGATGGTCATGGAGTTGCTGGGGCCCAGCCTGGAAGACCTCTTCAACTTCTGTTCCCGAAAGTTCAGCCTCAAGACGGTGCTGCTGCTGGCCGACCAGATG ATCAGCCGCATCGAGTATATCCACTCCAAGAACTTCATCCACCGGGACGTGAAGCCTGACAACTTCCTCATGGGCCTGGGGAAGAAAGGCAATCTGGTATACATCATTGACTTCGGCCTGGCCAAGAAGTACCGGGATGCCCGTACACACCAGCATATTCCCTACCGGGAAAACAAGAACCTGACCGGCACTGCCCGCTATGCCTCTATCAACACCCACCTGGGCATTG AGCAAAGCCGTCGAGATGACCTGGAGAGCCTGGGCTATGTGCTCATGTACTTCAACCTGGGCTCCCTGCCCTGGCAAGGCCTCAAAGCAGCCACCAAGCGTCAGAAGTACGAGCGGATCAGCGAGAAGAAGATGTCAACGCCGATCGAGGTCCTCTGCAAAGGCTACCCCT CTGAGTTCTCAACTTACCTCAACTTCTGCCGCTCCCTGCGGTTCGATGACAAACCTGACTACTCCTACCTGCGCCAGCTCTTCCGCAATCTCTTTCACCGGCAGGGTTTCTCCTATGACTACGTCTTCGACTGGAACATGCTCAAATTC GGGGCTTCATCGAGCCAGGCTCAGCCCCGAGACAACGAAGCTCTTGCGTCACCCTGCCCCCGCCCTTGGCCTTGCGCTGGGCCCACTTACTCGCCCACTTACTG GTGCCCGGCGCCCCTGGGCACCCAAGGACCCCCAGATAGGCCGGTGGAGGAGGTGGAACAGCTGCCCCCTCAAAGATACTGGCCTGTGGTCTGGACTCCAGGGCCCCAGTTCTGA
- the Csnk1e gene encoding casein kinase I isoform X1 has product MELRVGNKYRLGRKIGSGSFGDIYLGANIASGEEVAIKLECVKTKHPQLHIESKFYKMMQGGVGIPSIKWCGAEGDYNVMVMELLGPSLEDLFNFCSRKFSLKTVLLLADQMISRIEYIHSKNFIHRDVKPDNFLMGLGKKGNLVYIIDFGLAKKYRDARTHQHIPYRENKNLTGTARYASINTHLGIEQSRRDDLESLGYVLMYFNLGSLPWQGLKAATKRQKYERISEKKMSTPIEVLCKGYPSEFSTYLNFCRSLRFDDKPDYSYLRQLFRNLFHRQGFSYDYVFDWNMLKFVSHRQAKAGLGDWTGQALTHKARVTWWGAGLPLNGRYELDSVSDVTGVPEPLVSSHLGIDRACRHGGQGPGKAPPPARWERTWRGLQSLLCTYGQWMALAGPSAALIAVCILLFLLCISQVVALSEASLASLDPIRVASLFLVIGPWVLLGSSVSLF; this is encoded by the exons GTGCCAACATTGCCTCTGGTGAGGAAGTAGCCATCAAGCTCGAATGTGTGAAGACGAAGCACCCACAGCTCCACATCGAGAGCAAGTTCTACAAGATGATGCAGGGAGGAG TGGGGATCCCATCCATCAAGTGGTGCGGGGCTGAGGGTGACTATAACGTGATGGTCATGGAGTTGCTGGGGCCCAGCCTGGAAGACCTCTTCAACTTCTGTTCCCGAAAGTTCAGCCTCAAGACGGTGCTGCTGCTGGCCGACCAGATG ATCAGCCGCATCGAGTATATCCACTCCAAGAACTTCATCCACCGGGACGTGAAGCCTGACAACTTCCTCATGGGCCTGGGGAAGAAAGGCAATCTGGTATACATCATTGACTTCGGCCTGGCCAAGAAGTACCGGGATGCCCGTACACACCAGCATATTCCCTACCGGGAAAACAAGAACCTGACCGGCACTGCCCGCTATGCCTCTATCAACACCCACCTGGGCATTG AGCAAAGCCGTCGAGATGACCTGGAGAGCCTGGGCTATGTGCTCATGTACTTCAACCTGGGCTCCCTGCCCTGGCAAGGCCTCAAAGCAGCCACCAAGCGTCAGAAGTACGAGCGGATCAGCGAGAAGAAGATGTCAACGCCGATCGAGGTCCTCTGCAAAGGCTACCCCT CTGAGTTCTCAACTTACCTCAACTTCTGCCGCTCCCTGCGGTTCGATGACAAACCTGACTACTCCTACCTGCGCCAGCTCTTCCGCAATCTCTTTCACCGGCAGGGTTTCTCCTATGACTACGTCTTCGACTGGAACATGCTCAAATTCGTGAGTCACCGGCAGGCCAAGGCGGGCTTGGGGGACTGGACAGGGCAGGCCCTGACTCATAAGGCCAGAGTGACCTGGTGGGGGGCGGGGCTCCCGTTAAACGGGAGATATGAGCTGGACAGTGTGAGTGACGTCACAGGGGTCCCAGAACCCCTCGTCTCCAGCCACCTTGGCATAGACAGGGCATGTCGCCATGGGGGGCAGGGCCCTGGGAAGGCACCACCTCCTGCCAGGTGGGAGAGGACCTGGCGTGGCCTCCAGTCCCTCTTGTGTACCTATGGCCAATGGATGGCACTGGCTGGACCCTCTGCAGCCCTGATAGCTGTCTGTATTCTCCTGTTCCTCTTGTGCATATCCCAAGTGGTGGCCCTTTCTGAGGCCTCCCTGGCCAGCCTGGATCCTATCAGAGTGGCTTCTTTGTTCCTGGTTATAGGACCCTGGGTCTTACTAGGTAGTTCTGTCTCCCTCTTCTAA
- the Csnk1e gene encoding casein kinase I isoform X3, translated as MELRVGNKYRLGRKIGSGSFGDIYLGANIASGEEVAIKLECVKTKHPQLHIESKFYKMMQGGVGIPSIKWCGAEGDYNVMVMELLGPSLEDLFNFCSRKFSLKTVLLLADQMISRIEYIHSKNFIHRDVKPDNFLMGLGKKGNLVYIIDFGLAKKYRDARTHQHIPYRENKNLTGTARYASINTHLGIEQSRRDDLESLGYVLMYFNLGSLPWQGLKAATKRQKYERISEKKMSTPIEVLCKGYPSEFSTYLNFCRSLRFDDKPDYSYLRQLFRNLFHRQGFSYDYVFDWNMLKFGAARNPEDVDRERREHEREERMGQLRGSATRALPPGPPTGATANRLRSAAEPVASTPASRIQQAGNTSPRAISRADRERKVSMRLHRGAPANVSSSDLTGRQEVSRIAASQTSVPFDHLGK; from the exons GTGCCAACATTGCCTCTGGTGAGGAAGTAGCCATCAAGCTCGAATGTGTGAAGACGAAGCACCCACAGCTCCACATCGAGAGCAAGTTCTACAAGATGATGCAGGGAGGAG TGGGGATCCCATCCATCAAGTGGTGCGGGGCTGAGGGTGACTATAACGTGATGGTCATGGAGTTGCTGGGGCCCAGCCTGGAAGACCTCTTCAACTTCTGTTCCCGAAAGTTCAGCCTCAAGACGGTGCTGCTGCTGGCCGACCAGATG ATCAGCCGCATCGAGTATATCCACTCCAAGAACTTCATCCACCGGGACGTGAAGCCTGACAACTTCCTCATGGGCCTGGGGAAGAAAGGCAATCTGGTATACATCATTGACTTCGGCCTGGCCAAGAAGTACCGGGATGCCCGTACACACCAGCATATTCCCTACCGGGAAAACAAGAACCTGACCGGCACTGCCCGCTATGCCTCTATCAACACCCACCTGGGCATTG AGCAAAGCCGTCGAGATGACCTGGAGAGCCTGGGCTATGTGCTCATGTACTTCAACCTGGGCTCCCTGCCCTGGCAAGGCCTCAAAGCAGCCACCAAGCGTCAGAAGTACGAGCGGATCAGCGAGAAGAAGATGTCAACGCCGATCGAGGTCCTCTGCAAAGGCTACCCCT CTGAGTTCTCAACTTACCTCAACTTCTGCCGCTCCCTGCGGTTCGATGACAAACCTGACTACTCCTACCTGCGCCAGCTCTTCCGCAATCTCTTTCACCGGCAGGGTTTCTCCTATGACTACGTCTTCGACTGGAACATGCTCAAATTC GGTGCAGCCCGGAATCCCGAGGACGTAGACCGGGAGAGACGAGAGCACGAACGGGAAGAGAGGATGGGACAGTTGCGAGGGTCCGCGACCAGAGCCCTGCCCCCTGGCCCACCAACAGGGGCTACCGCCAACCGACTCCGAAGTGCAGCCGAGCCTGTGGCTTCCACCCCGGCCTCCCGCATCCAGCAAGCTG GCAATACTTCTCCCAGAGCGATCTCACGGGCAGACCGAGAGAGGAAGGTGAGCATGAGACTCCACAGAGGTGCGCCTGCCAATGTCTCATCCTCAGACCTCACTGGGCGACAAGAGGTCTCCCGAATTGCAGCCTCACAG acaAGCGTGCCATTTGACCATCTTGGGAAATGA